In Lates calcarifer isolate ASB-BC8 linkage group LG21, TLL_Latcal_v3, whole genome shotgun sequence, a single window of DNA contains:
- the LOC108888157 gene encoding podocan: protein MAFPKHSILWTLSVLLLAWVLVRCQAPLEPVEEEEGEPMKETPTVVTKSEPVQCPLDCSCTAEGAVDCAGVDLTEFPAGLSDKTRQLSLQNNKIEEITVEHISHLHQLETLNLQNNWLTTDGKHSNTI, encoded by the exons ATGGCCTTTCCCAAACATTCCATCCTGTGGACCCTGAGTGTGCTGCTCTTGGCCTGGGTTTTGGTGCGCTGCCAGGCCCCTCTTGAACcggtggaagaggaggagggagagccaaTGAAGGAGACACCAACAGTGGTGACAAAATCTGAGCCAGTCCAGTGCCCGTTGGACTGTAGTTGCACGGCAGAGGGGGCAGTGGACTGTGCCGGAGTCGACCTCACAGAGTTCCCCGCGGGCTTGTCCGATAAAACTCGCCAGCTCTCTCTACAG AACAACAAAATTGAGGAGATAACAGTGGAGCACATTTCCCATCTGCATCAGCTTGAGACTCTCAACCTTCAGAACAACTGGCTCACCACAGATGgtaaacacagtaacacaatcTAA